The window GACCGCGACCACGTCGGTCGTGATCTGCCAGCGCGCCGGATCGCGCCAGGCCGGGCACGCCGCGGCGCCTGCCGGGGATGCCATGCTCGCGCTCACGCCTTGCCCTCACGGGCCCGGGCAACCAGCGACGTCGTGCTGTGGCCCTGCAGGATCTCGACCAGCACCACCTCGCCGCCGGCGGCCTCGACGATCTCGTGGCCGACCACCTGCTCGCGGGTATAGTCGCCGCCCTTGACCAGCACGCTCGGCAGCACCTTCGTGATCAGGTTGATCGGCGTGTCCTCCTCGAAGATTGCGACGAGGTCGACGGCTTCCAGCGCCGCCAGCACCTCGGCCCGGGCGCGCTCGTTCTGCACCGGACGCCCCTCGCCCTTCAGCCGCTTCACCGAGGCGTCGCTGTTCAATCCGACGATCAGGCGGTCACAGGCGCCGCGCGCGGCGGTCAGCACCTTGACGTGGCCGGGATGCAGGATGTCGAAACAGCCATTGGTGAAGCCGATCCGCAGATCCTGCCTGCGCCATTCCTCGAGATACGCGTCGATATCGCCGCCGGCCGGGACGATCTTCTCCTCGGCCGCCAGCGAGGCGTGCGGCAGGATCCTTCGCCGCAACTCGGCGGACCTGACGATCGCGGTACCGGTCTTGCCGACCGCAACCGCGGCTGCGGCACTCGCGATCCGCAGCGCGCCGTCCCAGTCGGCACCAGCAGCCAGCGCCAGCGCCAGCGCCGCAGCGACGGTATCGCCGGCCCCGGAGACATCGCGCACCTTGACCGGCAGCGCCGGCACATGGATCGAACCGCCGTCCCGCGTCACCAGCGTCATGCCGCGCTCGCCCTGCGTCACCAGCATCGCCTCGCAATCGGCGAGAACCATCGCATCGGGCGCGGCCTGCGCGATGCTGTCCTGGCTGTCGGCGCGGCTGCGGGTCGCCTCGGCGAATTCCTTCCGGTTCGGCGTCAACACGGTCGCGCCGCGATAGATCGCGAGGTTGGCGCTCTTCGGATCGACGATCACGCGCTTGCCCGCCTGGCGTGCGGCGTCGATCACGTTGCGGATCACGCGCGCGGTCAGCACGCCCTTGGCGTAATCGGACAGCAGCACGATGTCGGCGCGCGCAAGGCGCGGCAGGATCGCATCGATCAGCTGCTGCTCGATAGCGGGCGCGGCCGGCGCGGCCAGCTCCCAATCGGAGCGCAGCATGTGGGTCGAGAATTG of the Bradyrhizobium quebecense genome contains:
- the rfaE1 gene encoding D-glycero-beta-D-manno-heptose-7-phosphate kinase; translation: MFDFEAISRAMSGQTVLCVGDLMLDEFVYGEVSRISPEAPAPVIAVRRSEINIGGAGNVARNIAALGGRCIFVGLIGEDAAGTALTEALAKEAGIETVLVRDAARPTTRKVRFVSEQFSTHMLRSDWELAAPAAPAIEQQLIDAILPRLARADIVLLSDYAKGVLTARVIRNVIDAARQAGKRVIVDPKSANLAIYRGATVLTPNRKEFAEATRSRADSQDSIAQAAPDAMVLADCEAMLVTQGERGMTLVTRDGGSIHVPALPVKVRDVSGAGDTVAAALALALAAGADWDGALRIASAAAAVAVGKTGTAIVRSAELRRRILPHASLAAEEKIVPAGGDIDAYLEEWRRQDLRIGFTNGCFDILHPGHVKVLTAARGACDRLIVGLNSDASVKRLKGEGRPVQNERARAEVLAALEAVDLVAIFEEDTPINLITKVLPSVLVKGGDYTREQVVGHEIVEAAGGEVVLVEILQGHSTTSLVARAREGKA